The Kaistella daneshvariae genomic sequence TTTTGCAATTCCACCCGGTTCAATAACAACATAATTTTCGCCGTTTTTTAGCGAAGAAATTCCGGAAATTCCTTTGCCGCGGTAATAACCAGAGTAAATTTTGTCTAAGGTTATTGTCTGCGAGAAAAAGGAAACAGAGCTAAAAATAGCCAGCGAAATGAGGATTTTTTTCATAAGTAATTAGGATAATTTTCAAAGATAATAAAATAACCAAAACGCGGCGAACTTCTGCCCACCTTATCTTGGCAAAATTATTGATGTATCGAAGGACATTAAAAAAACGAAATTATGGAAACTTTTGACAGCGATAAACTGGTAAAATATGAGCTGGGTGACCAAAAACTTTACGTAGGTTTTCCCACATTTCAAGCGGCTGAAGAATATGCAGCGCAAAACTTAGGTGAACTGGTGGAAGTTGCTTTTACCGATGGTAATGATAATCCGCGTGTGACCAACGAAGTGGGACTGGTAAATCGAAAACTGCATTTTAATGTTCAGGCCGGTCCGGAATATCGTTTCATCCATTCTTCTGATCCTGAATTTAAAGATTATGCGGATCACCTGCAGGAAATTCAATCTGATTTGCGCGAAAAGAGCCCGGAAGAGATTTACATCACCGATGCCGAACCGCAAATGGCAGAAGATCCTATCATTGTTTTAAAAAATGACCAGTTCGAATCCATTACATCGCGCGAAAGATCAAAATATCTAAAGCATGCAAATGTTTATGAAATAGGAGTTTTACGGGATTCTAATCATTAAAAAACAATAAAATGGCAGAACGCAAATATTCAAAAAAAGCTCAGGACAAAATTGAAAAAGTAATGCATGAGTTTAAGGAAGGTGAACTGAAATCATCTTCCGGTGACAAAGTAACCAACCGCAAACAGGCGGTGGCAATTGGCATTTCCGAAGCGAAAGAGGATGGTCTGAAAGTGCCAAAACAATCAAAGAAAAACTAAAAAATTACCGCTTTTAAGCGGTAATTTTTTTTTAGCTGTCTGTGCCGGATTTAAAACCGATGGATTTCCGTGGTTTTTCTACTACACGGTAATATTCCAACTCTTCGGCTAAGGCGCGAATCCGCAGCTGGAAATCTTCAAAATTATTGCGTGAAACTTCTTTCAGAAACTGCTCAACTTGGTTTAAATACTGGTCGGTCAGTTTGGTGGCAGCGTCTTTAAAAGCAGCTTCCAGCAGGTTTTTTGTTATCTTAATCTCAGTTGAATTTTCGGTCTGATAAAGATTCCGAATCCTTTTTTTGAGACTTTGCGTAAAATCTACCAGCATGGTGTTCGAATAAGCTTTCATTTTAGCGGAAATTTCCTGCCAAAACGGGAGTAAATTTGCTTTATTGAACTCCAGGATTTTTAGCAAAAGTGCATCCGGCGCTAATTCTTTGGTCATGTGATACAGCAGCATTTCAGCGCGTTCTTTCGCATTTGGCGGAAAAACGGGAATCGCAACATCAAAACGTCCAGGCGCTAAAAGTTCGCGGTCAATTTTGAAGAGGGAATCTGCGGCACCGACCATTAGGATTTTTTCTTCCTCAAAGTGCCCGATGTAGTGCAGAATAATTTCCTTTGTTTCCTCATCGCAGCCATTTACGGAAGTTTCTTCGTTGCGTACCGCCATCAGCTGGTCGAAGTTTTCCAGAAAAAGAATTACTTTTTCTTCCTGCATCATAGAAACCAGAAAATCGTTAAAATCGGTTTTCTCATTATCCACCAGCGTTGTTCCAAGAAAATGCTTTTTTATTTCTTTAAAATCATAGCCGATAATTTCAGCAATTTTATTCGCCCAAAAGATTTTTCCGCTTCCCGGCGGGCCGTACAAAATTATTCCCGCAGGTTTATGAATTCCCCAATTCGACACCGAAACGTCGCTTAAAAAAGGTTCTAAAGCTTCAGAAATAAAGAAAAAAAGGTCTCGATAGCCAATAAAATCCCGTTTGGCAAGTTTAGTGCTTTTACCGAAATAATTATAAACAAATTGGTAATTTCCGCCCAGTTTATGATCAATTCCAAAGCTGGAAACCGAGGAACGGTACATGCCGTTTTCGAAAATCTGCGGTTTTTCGTCCTTTATAATCTGTGCGACTTTTTCCGTGGGCTGCTTTATGTTTTCGGCGATTTGTTCAACCGATTTACTTTTTGTGAGATCTTCAGCATACTTTCTGAGAAAGTCTTTGTTTTCGCGTGCGAAACGAACGAAATCTGGTTTAACATCAAAACTGGTGGTAAGGCAGTCTGCAAGCTCGAGATCGAAATCCTGGATGAATTTTAGAAAGTTTTGTATGGATATATTAAGTTCTTTAGCGAGTTCGGCGAGTTTCATATTTTCAATTTGAATGATACTCAAATGTACAACATAATTTTTTTTTCGCTTTACGGCTCGAAAGTTTCAAATTTGCCGTTTTCGTAAAACAGCACGATTCGCTTCACGTTGGATTGCGGACTGCCGGGCGCTGCCCGCGGTTGTGAAACTTCTTCAGATGCTAATCGCTGAGAATCGCTTATTTGATTTTTCTTTTCGCCCTGGGCTGAAATATTCGATTCTGGCAGAAACTGCGGCGCCACTTTATCTTCAGATTCGGTAACGCCGAACGATTCATCATTGATTAAGGAGAACAAATCGGGCAGGGAAGTAGTCTTGGATTTCGGTGGAGTTTCTAGGTTATTTGCCGCTAAATCGCCATTTTTTAGCATTTCACCTTTTCCTTCAATGAGCCATTCCCATTCCAGTTCCGGAAAGCGGCTTTTAATTTTCATCAAAAAATCAAGGGACGGTTTATTTCTTCCCGAAGTGATGTGCGAAATGCTGGAACGCTGTACTTCGATCTCGTCCGCAAATTCAGACAATGAAAATTGCGAATAGGCTATAACTTCTGAAATTCTTTCCTTTAAATCCATATTACAAATGTAATATTAAAATTTACAAGTGTATAATACAGTTGTAAACAAATTTAAAATTATCGAAGTTACAAAAGTAAAATAGGATACCAAGTTATTGATATCCTATTGGTTATGCTGTTTAGAAATGTAATTATTTTCTTAAATGCTTATCCTTTTCGGGATCGTATTTTAGTTTCCTTACCTTTTTGCGTTCAGGTAAAACCAGCGAAAGGAAAATACTTCCTCCTAAAATTCCGACGATGATAAAGAGCGAATCGGTGGTTGAAAAGCCAATATCATCCAGGTAATGGTGGAATAACATCTTGAGGCCGATAAAGGTTAAAAGCAGCGCCAAACCGACTTTCAGATATCTGAACTTGTCGATAATTCCGGCTAATAAAAAGAACATGGAGCGAAGCCCGATGATGGCAAAAATATTTGAAAAGAAGACCACGTAAGGATCTTTGGTTACGGAAAAAATGGCAGGAATGCTATCTACGGCGAAAATTAAATCGGTAAACTCGATAATGATTAAAACCAAAAACAGTGGTGTCATTTTTTTCACGCCGTCAATGGTTACAAAAAACTTGTTGCCCACAAATTGATTGTGGACTTTAAAATGCTTGTTCGCAAACTTTACCACAGGGTGGTTGTGCGAATCAATTTTATCTTCATGATCTTTTTCCAGAAACATTTTCACCCCGGTAAAGACCAGAAAAGCCCCGAAGACATACATAATCCATTCAAACTTCTGAATTAAGGCAGCGCCGATGAAGATGAAGATGAAACGCATTACAATAGCGCCCAGAATGCCCCAGAACAGCACGCGGTGATAGTTTTTCGGCGCTACACCAAACGCGGTGAAGATCAGCACCATCACAAATATATTGTCCACCGAGAGCGCGTATTCAACAACATAGCCGGTGAGATATTCCAGACCTAAATTCTGGTTATATAAATAGATACTGTCTTCCAGATTTCCAGGAATGATTTTTACTGGATGGTGATGTCTAGAGACCACTTCCTGAAGTTTTTCAATACTGTCGATGCCGTGGAGTAGGTGACCGTAGTGGGTAAGCACAAAATAAAAAACCATTGAAAGCGCAACCACGAAAAAGCTCATTAGCCCCGCCTGTTTCATCGACACGGTATCGGATTTTTTATTCAGTAAACCCAGATCCAACGCCAGAATAATTACAATGAATACCAGGAAACCCAGTAGAAATATTGTTTCGTTTGCCATATGAAAGTTAAAAAGCAAATATACTGATTTTAAGCAAAATTTATAATCGTTACAAATGTAAAAACGTGGACGGATAAATTAATTGCAGATTAAGAAAATGTTTATGATAGTTACCCTTAATTGGGCTTTTCCACCACGTTTTATAGTTAAAGTACAACTAAAAATATACTTTATTTAAATTTTATAAAGTATTGATTTTAATTTATATACAATTTTTATATAAAATAAATGCAATCCACAAAATAATCAACAGACAATCTGACATTTTGCAGTGTTTAAGGAATTTACAAAAGTGAATTAATGAAATTTTGTTTGAAAAGCTTTAAATTTGAAATTGTAAATTTTAAGCTGATGTCTATTGTGAATTTTTATACTCCAAATCCCAACTTCCCAAACCGCTATATTTCCCCCGAAAAATTATTTTTTTTCCTACAGGAGAATTACAGCGACTTCATTCAGCAGGTCGGCACCTCGGATTTGAACAAACCGATCTACATGTTAAGTCTGGGGAACGGTGACGTAAATATTCTGGCGTGGTCGCAAATGCACGGCAATGAATCGAATGCTACCCATGCAATTTTGGATCTCCTCGAAATTTTTAAGCAGCACCCTGAGCTTAATAAAGACTTATTTTTAAAAATTTCGCTTGATTTTGTTCTGATGTTAAATCCGGACGGCTCCGAAAAATGGACACGCCGAAATGCACTTGATATTGATATCAACCGTGATTTTTTAAAGGAATCAAGCAAAGAAATTTTAATTCTTAAAGAACTGTACACTAAGAAGAAGTACGATTACGCGCTGAATTTGCACGAGCAGCGAACCATTTTCAGCACCGATGGTGTACATCCGGCGACTTTGTCGTTTTTGGCGCCGTCGCAGGATTTCGAGCGAACGCTCACCGTGGGTCGTAAAAAATCCATGGCGGTAATCAGCAGAATGTTTGAAAAATTAGATCCATTATTGCCAAATCAGATTGCGCGTTATACCGACGAATTTTACCCAACTTCATTAGGCGACAATCTGATGCGAAAAGGAATTCCCAACGTTTTGTTTGAAGGCGGACATTTCCCAAACGATTATTTGCGGAAAGAAACACGGAAATTTTACACGATTGCACTCTACGAAGCTTTGAACGCGATGGCGGACTTAAATGGAAGCACCGAAGGTTGGGAAAATTATCAGGAAATACCACCGAATAAAGAAACGCATTTCGATATCATTTACCGGAACGTAAAACTAAACACCGAATATCTCTGCGTTTTAGATATAGCCGTTCAGTATAAAGAAATAATCGAACCCGGAAATACCGAAATTTCTTTCGAACCAATTGTAGTTGAAGTTGGTGATGTGGGCAGAAAAAAAGGCTGGCAGGAAATCGACTGTACCGGAAAAACTTTTGTTTCCGAGCACCGTTTTCCGAAACTCAATAAAAAAGTAGATTTTACTATTGAATAAAAAAAAAGCGAAGACAAATACTTCGCTTTTTTACTTTATTTCACTACCCGAATTCCGCTTGCCAAAAATCGGATTTCTTCTTTAGGTTTGGTAATCGCTTCAATTTCAGCAGTTGATTTCTTCGCGTCCTCAGCGTAATGGCGCTGCTCTTCTACCGAAATGGTTTTCGTTTCCGCATTACCTTCCAGAACGATGTTTTTTCCAACTAAAGTAGTCGGAACGAAGAAGCCATAATCTTTCATCTTCACGAAAAACCGCTCATTATTATCGGTCTGTATGGTCATCCAGCAACCTTTATTTTCACAAACCTCCAGAACTTTACCTTTCACCGCTACATTTTCCACCTTTGCAGATTGCGCCAACTTCTGGTCCAATTCTGCCGGTGAAATCGCGGTTTTTTCCGCTTTTTCTGAAACTTGAGCACCATAAGAATCACCAACCATAGCCATTCCTGCCGGCGGTCCATCGGTTTTCTGGGCCATTGCACCCGTTGCAAAAATAAAAGATAAAACAAGCGCTAATTTTTTCATGCTAAAGATTTTCACAAAAATACAATTTCTTCTTAAACGCAGCCTCAACTTTTCCACAATTCAAAATAAAATGTGCGGTTAGGTGCATAAAATTTATATATTTACCGCTTTCAAAGCAAAAAATAGAATTTTTAAGGTAGCAAACCAATTGCGATTTATAAAAAAATACCGTTTAAGCACGGAATTTTTTCTACCCAAGCGTTGACGCTTTAAAAAAATATTACTCCTTTATGAATAAAAAACTTTCCCTTTGGGACGCCACCATGCTCGTCATGGGCTCCATGATCGGCAGCGGAATTTTCATCGTCAGTTCCGATATGATGCGGAATTTAGGTTCCGGCTACTGGCTCCTAGCTGTTTGGGTTATCACCGGAATTATGACGGTTGCAGCAGCAATTTCCTATGGCGAACTTTCCTCAATGTTTCCAAAAGCCGGCGGCCAGTACACCTACATTACCGAAATTTTCGGTAAAATGACAGGATTTTTATACGGTTGGGGACTTTTCACCGTCATCCAAACGGGTACAATTGCAGCGGTGGCGATGGCTTTCGGAAAGTTTACCGCCTATCTCATTCCGGCGCTAAATAATTCCGACCCCATTTTCCAGAGCGGAACTTTCCGAATTACCTGGGTGCAAATTTTAGCCATTGTTGTCATATTATTTCTGACATTCATCAATACCAAAGGCGTTAAAAACGGCAAAATCTTACAAAATCTCTTTACAACATCGAAAATTATCGCTTTGCTGGGCATTATCGTTTTCGGTTTTCTGTTGGTAAAAGATTCGCAGTGGGCAAGCAACATGAGTTTTGGCTGGAACAGTTTTCAGGATTTCGGTAAAGAAGTTGGCAACGACTTGCTGCCAACCGGCTGGAAATCCATCGGCAGCATCACACTTTTGGGCGGAATCGCCGCCGCCATGGTGGGCTCAGTTTTCAGTTCTGTGGCTTGGGAAAATGTAACTTTCGTTTCCGGTGAGATTGAAAATCCACGCAAAAACGTTGTGAAATCCATGGTTTTGGGAACCACGATTGTTATGGTTTTGTATATGCTCGTCAATTTTGTGTATCTCAACGCTTTAGACCGCGACGCGATTGCTTTTGCCGATAAAAACCGTCCGGCTGTTGCGGCTTCCGAAGTTATTTTTGGCAATCTCGGAACCGTAATTATGGCTATTTTGGTCATGATTTCCACTTTCGGCTGCATCAACGGTTTGGTGCTCGCCGGCGCACGCGTTTTTCAAACCATGGCAAAAGACGGCTTATTTTTTAAATCAGCCACCGAAACCAACAGAAATGGCGTTCCGGAAAAATCCCTTTGGATGCAGGGAATCTGGGCATCTATTCTCGCGCTCAGCGGCCAGTACGGCGATTTGCTCGACATGATTTCCTTCGTCATCGTACTTTTCTACATGATCACTGTTTTCGGCGTCATTTACCTGCGCATCAAAAAACCACACCTCGAGAGACCTTACAAAACCTGGCTTTATCCGGTAACGCCACTGCTTTATTTGCTCATCGGTACCGCATTTTGCGTGCTGCTCATCTGGTTCAAACCGAATTACACCTGGCCAGGCTTCATCCTCATTTTACTCGGCGTTCCCGTTTATTGGTTCATCAACCGTAAAAAAAGGGTCGAATAACAGCCAGAAAATACTTTAGGAGCCAACAAGATTTTGCATTTGCCCGAAGATTCCGACCCGTTTTCCGCACTCGCTTTTTTTGTTTGCGGCGGCGGCAAAGCCGCCGCAAACAAAAAAGAGCTCAAATAATGCTGCAACCGGGGCTAGATTGAGGTGATTTCTTCTTTTCAAGGTTCTGCGCTTATCATTTTTATTTAAAAATAACTACCTTTCAAAAAAAGAAAAAATGTCAGAACTGGTCGCTATTTTTCAATCCTCATACTTATACGAAATCGAGTTGGCGCGAACCAAACTTGCCTCGCGTGAAATCCCGAGCTACATCAAAAACGAATATGTTAACAACATCGCCGTTTTCCCGATGTCGCAAAATTATTTCCTCTTGGTAAGCGCGCGCGATTTCGAAGCCGCAGAAAAAATCCTTCAGGAAAACGACGAAATCACCGACGAAGATTTCAAGGAACTGTAAAATTCAAAACCCAAAAATTTGCCGCAAAAACGGCATTTTTTTTTAAAATAAACTACTGAAAAATACCTTATTTTTCACCTGTTTTTTTTAACCACAAAGGACACAAAGCGAATAAAACACAAGTGCACAAGGGTGAAGCTTTGCTAAATCAATACCTTTGCGCCTCTTAAAATTCAGCAGTGTTTTTGTCTGAAGCTTTGCGTTTAAAACCAAAAAATTTGCCGCTATAATGGCATTTTTTTTAGAATTAACTATTGAAGCTATTCCGGCTTTTTCTATTTTTAACCACAAAGACCACAAAGACCACAAAGGCCACAAAGGACCAAAGCGCTAAAAACCACGAGGTGCACAAGGTCGCCGCTTTGCTAAATGTAATGCCTTTGCGCATCTAAAAATACGCATCGAGTTTGTCAAAACTTTGCGTTTAAAACCAAAAAATTTGCCACTAAAACGGCATTTTTTTTCAATCTGCATTTTAAATTATTCCACATCGATTTCCTAAAATTATACTTGCTTTAAAGGCAAATTTTTCGTTTTTAAAAATCCGTCTTTTAACATCAGTAACGCCGTCAAATTTTAGCTGCTTTTTGGGCGACTTTTTCATTTTTCCTGAATCAAATTTCCACTTGATTAATTAAAATTTTTAAACCACACAACCAAATTTCTCTTTGTGCTCGCTCTTTAAATTCCTTATCTTTACGCAAAATTTTTACGTAAAATGACAGACTGGAAAACCGTAAAAGAGTACGATGACATCACGTACCAAAAAAGTGGCGGCGTTGCCCGAATCGCGATAAACCGTCCGGAAGTTCGCAATGCTTTCCGCCCGAAAACCACTTCTGAATTATATGATGCTTTTTACCACGTTTCCGAAGATTCTTCCGTAGGTGTCGTTTTGCTCACAGGCGAAGGTCCGAGTCCGAAAGATGGCGGCCATGCTTTTTGCAGCGGCGGCGACCAAAAAGCGCGTGGTGAGCAGGGTTACGTAGGTGAAGATGGCAGACATCGTTTAAATATATTGGAAGTTCAGCGTTTGATCCGTTTCATGCCGAAAGTGGTCATTGCGGTGGTGAACGGTTGGGCTGTGGGCGGTGGACATTCATTGCATGTGGTCTGTGACTTAACTTTAGCCAGCAAAGAGCACGCAATTTTCAAGCAAACGGACGCAGATGTTACCAGTTTTGACGGCGGGTACGGCTCCGCTTATCTCGCAAAAATGGTGGGTCAGAAAAAAGCACGCGAAATTTTCTTTTTAGGCAGAAATTATTCCGCGCAGGAAGCTGCAGATATGGGAATGGTAAATGCGGTAATTCCACACGCAGAACTCGAAGATACAGCTTACGAATGGGCGCAGGAAATCTTAGGAAAATCGCCGATGTCCGTCCGAATGTTGAAATTCGCCATGAACTTAACCGACGACGGAATGGTGGGCCAGCAGGTTTTTGCGGGCGAAGCCACACGTTTGGCGTATATGACCGAAGAAGCCAAAGAAGGCCGCAACGCGTTCCTGGAAAAAAGAAAACCGGATTTCGGCGACAACAAATGGATTTCGTAGATAAAATTAGATGTCGGAAGTCGGAAGTAGAAAGTCTGAAGTTTAAACTTTAAATTCGCCATCTGACACCTGACACACCTGACGACTGACAACTGCCCACTGACAACTAAAAAAAAATATGATTGATTGGATCAAGGCAGCTCGCCTGCGCACATTACCTCTTTCCATGAGCGGAATTATTCTCGGCTCCTTTATCGCGCGTTGGCGCATTGTGGAAGCCGGTGGAAACTGGGACTGGCGGATTTTTGCACTGGCGCTTTTGGTGACTTTGCTGTATCAGGTGCTTTCGAATTTTGCAAATGATTATGGCGACGGCATCCGCGGAACAGATCAATTACGGGTGAATGAAGCGGAGCAAAGAGCTGTAGCTTCCGGAAAAATTACCGCAATACAAATGCGAAATGCGGTTATCCTCTTTTCAATTTTGGCTCTGGCAGCGACCATTGCCCTTTTATATTTTGCTTTTTTTAAAGACGGCTTTATCACCGAATTTTACACTTTTGTCGGCTTGGGCGTGGCTTGTATTTTGGCGGCAATCGGTTATACAGTGGGTAAGAAACCGTATGGATACATAGGTTTGGGCGACATTTTTGTCTTTATATTTTTTGGTTTGGTCTCAGTTTGTGGCAGCTATTTTCTTTTTACCAAAGAATTTCATTGGGACACCTTGTTACCGGCCTCAGCAGTGGGTTTACTCAGTGCCGCGGTTTTGAATCTGAACAATATGCGCGACATTAAAACCGATGAAGTAAGCGGCAAAAAAACTTTGGCTTTAAGACTTGGTTTTAAAAAAGCGATGGTTTACGAAATAATTCTTCTTCAGCTGCCTCTGCTTTTGGTTTTGGTTTTCATGATGATGAACGGGCTCCACACGCAGGGAAAATATTATGCTTTTATCTTCTTTATTTTAATGTTGCCAATGACTGGACTGCGCCGCAAAATTATGCAGGTGAACGAGCCCAAAGAACTGGATCCTTTCTTAAAACAGGTAGGAATCATGACTTTAACAATGGCCGTTTTAGTGGCTTTTGGACTGAATTATTTTAATTAAAAACACACAAATGATGGATGCTAAAATTAGATTTAAATTTCTCGGACAAAACTGTTTTTTGTTCACGTACAACGGCAAAAATATCCTTTCCGATCCTTTTTATAATTTCCAGAAAGAAAAATCCGGGTTTGATATTACAGCGCAGAAAATCGATTATATTTTAATCACGCATGCGCACGGCGACCATATCGCAGACGTGAAAGAAGTTCTGGAAAATCATCCAGATACCCAAATCATCGGACAACCGGAAATTTGCGGCTATTTTGGGCATAAAAATTCCATTGATATCAACTTTGGCGGTTCGGCAAAAATTGATGATTTGAAAATTTCTATGGTTCCGGCAAGTCATACCAGTTCTTTCCCAGACGGAAGTTATGGTGGCGAACCCGCAGGTTATTTTTTCCGCCTGCCGGGCAAGAATATTTACTTTTCCGGCGATACCGGCGTAATGGCTGACATGGAAATTTTCCCGAAACTTTTCGGTTTTATCGATTTGGCGATTCTTCCGGTAGGTTCACATTACACGATGTGCGCCAGAAAAGCAAGTTTTGCGGCGTTGGAATTGCTGAAAACACCACGCGTTATTGGCTGCCATTTCGATACTTTTCCGCCGATTACCATTAATCACGAAGAAGCGGAACAACATTTCAAAGAAAAGAATATCGATTTTACCTTACCAAAATTGGGTGAAGAATTTGAAATCTAAAAAATGCTATATCCAACCGAAATATGGAAAGAATATCCGCTGAATTTGGAAAACGACTCGCATTACCGGGTAGAAGTTTCTAATTTTGGCCGCGTTAAAACCTATAATAAAAAACGGCCCGATGGCGGCTTGATAAAAGGTTCGCTGCAGGGCGGTTATCCCATCGTTCGCTTTACATTGTTCAAAGAAAGACCTGCTTCTGTCGTCGAAAAAATTGCCGCGCTGAATGAGCTCATCTATTTTTTGGAAGACAGCAGAAGAACATTGGTCAAAAAAAAGGTCAAATCACCGGAAGAAATTGCAGAAATTGAAGAGCTGAAAAACCGAAGACTTTCCATTATCGCAAAACGGAAAAAATACATCTCCAAAACCGACCGCGCACGTCAGATTTTTTGTCATTTTTTAATCCACCGCGCTGTAGCAGAGCTTTTCCTGGATAAACCTGCTGATGCTGAACTGGTAATTCATAAAGATTTTAACAAAGAAAATAACCACGCCTCTAACCTGAAATGGGCCACTAAGGAAGAAGCTTTCGCGCGTTTTGCACATCACCCGCATTACAA encodes the following:
- a CDS encoding NUMOD4 domain-containing protein, whose protein sequence is MLYPTEIWKEYPLNLENDSHYRVEVSNFGRVKTYNKKRPDGGLIKGSLQGGYPIVRFTLFKERPASVVEKIAALNELIYFLEDSRRTLVKKKVKSPEEIAEIEELKNRRLSIIAKRKKYISKTDRARQIFCHFLIHRAVAELFLDKPADAELVIHKDFNKENNHASNLKWATKEEAFARFAHHPHYKERRENDDDFGQERKRYGNEKLSVENVLYIKEKLAQGKTLRELAHQFKVSDMQIHRIKTGENWKKVKTLKEIKNEKKKK